In a genomic window of [Empedobacter] haloabium:
- a CDS encoding LysE family translocator, with protein MLTLAQLAAFLLAAILITASPGPDNLMVLGMGMSRGRRQGIAFGLGCAFGCLSHTLLAVVGVSALVAASPVALTVLQVGGGLYLVWLGWHAVRSSGAARIGTAGDEEQSLARLFLKGCFANAINPKVILFFLSFLPQFVLPANGSAALQLAQLGLVFTLQAAVLFGLLGWFSGAIGAWLQRHPKAGPWLDRGAGVVFIGLGLRLIWAR; from the coding sequence ATGTTGACCCTTGCCCAACTCGCCGCCTTCCTGCTGGCCGCCATCCTGATCACCGCCTCGCCCGGCCCGGACAACCTGATGGTACTGGGCATGGGCATGTCGCGCGGGCGTCGCCAGGGCATTGCGTTCGGGCTGGGTTGCGCGTTCGGTTGCCTCAGCCATACCCTGCTGGCGGTCGTCGGCGTCAGCGCGCTGGTGGCCGCGTCGCCCGTCGCGCTGACGGTGCTGCAAGTGGGCGGGGGCCTGTACCTGGTCTGGCTGGGCTGGCACGCCGTGCGCAGCTCGGGCGCCGCCCGCATCGGCACGGCCGGCGACGAGGAGCAGTCGCTGGCGCGGCTGTTCCTGAAAGGCTGCTTCGCCAACGCCATCAACCCGAAGGTGATCCTGTTCTTCCTGTCGTTCCTGCCGCAGTTCGTGCTGCCCGCCAATGGCAGCGCGGCGCTGCAGCTGGCGCAGCTTGGCCTTGTCTTCACCCTGCAGGCGGCCGTGCTGTTCGGCCTGCTGGGCTGGTTCTCCGGCGCCATCGGCGCCTGGCTGCAGCGGCATCCGAAGGCGGGGCCGTGGCTGGACCGGGGCGCCGGCGTCGTGTTCATCGGCCTGGGCCTGCGTCTGATCTGGGCGCGCTGA
- a CDS encoding TetR/AcrR family transcriptional regulator, which translates to MNTATTASDVRTHILATGQRIMAGKGYSAVGLTEILTAAGVPKGSFYHYFGSKDAFGEAMLQAYFDDYLAEIDRTMAAPGRTMAQRVMAYFEAWQSAQSFQDCQGKCLAVKLGAEVADLSEAMRTVLRDGTDGIVARLSAAIAAGVEEGSLAIDGDATALAQSLYQLWLGASILVKIGRSTQPFETALATTRQLLHLAA; encoded by the coding sequence ATGAACACCGCCACCACCGCTTCCGACGTCCGCACGCACATTCTCGCCACGGGCCAGCGCATCATGGCGGGGAAGGGCTATTCGGCGGTCGGCCTGACCGAGATCCTGACGGCGGCCGGCGTACCGAAGGGCTCTTTCTATCACTACTTCGGCTCGAAGGACGCGTTCGGCGAAGCCATGCTGCAGGCTTACTTCGACGACTACCTGGCCGAAATCGACCGCACCATGGCGGCGCCTGGCCGGACGATGGCGCAGCGGGTGATGGCGTATTTCGAGGCCTGGCAGTCGGCGCAATCGTTCCAGGACTGCCAGGGCAAGTGCCTGGCCGTCAAGCTGGGCGCCGAGGTGGCCGACCTGTCCGAAGCCATGCGCACCGTGCTGCGAGACGGCACCGATGGCATCGTCGCGCGGTTGTCGGCGGCCATTGCCGCCGGGGTGGAGGAGGGCTCACTGGCGATCGACGGCGACGCCACGGCGCTTGCGCAGTCGCTGTACCAGTTGTGGCTGGGCGCCAGCATCCTGGTCAAGATCGGTCGCAGCACGCAGCCGTTCGAAACGGCGTTGGCGACCACCCGCCAGTTATTGCATCTGGCCGCATGA
- a CDS encoding TIGR04552 family protein gives MSEFRPTLESKRKFSLNWGYLGAMASGRSAIDLGALALRNLHDAREFVREYGYDLDQPAARDIIRACHREAVDFIVGTFLQPGQERLIPREVHVPGDPVELLVHASHHGQQNSELRMWSCAILKVMHAIFYIDNNLELRHFNTIREQVFATLDEVIHEDDEGHFFLSDGELCLPLHHLERKRNKGRNSILLKLLQKPAYLAQDIYDHLGVRLVFNTRFECLLALETLQRAHILSITNIEPNRTRNTLLDLEAAKEIFVKYRPMLERSHDYPAELLQKMDAELQAVARRLTRADNPHSGEDFSSIQVTVRKMIHLQAEQGVPETAGQHYDVGFFFDYEVQLMDKDSHQRSMTGPSSHEAYKRRQVETARLRVFGRELSDWIVARSSPAAESASRAGA, from the coding sequence ATGAGCGAATTTCGGCCCACGCTCGAGAGCAAGCGCAAGTTCTCGTTAAACTGGGGCTATCTGGGGGCAATGGCCAGCGGTCGCTCGGCGATCGACCTGGGGGCGCTCGCCCTGCGCAACCTGCACGACGCGCGCGAATTCGTGCGCGAATACGGTTATGACCTGGATCAGCCCGCCGCGCGCGACATCATCCGCGCCTGCCACCGCGAAGCGGTCGATTTCATCGTCGGCACTTTCCTGCAGCCGGGCCAGGAACGGCTGATCCCGCGCGAGGTCCACGTGCCCGGCGACCCGGTCGAGCTGCTGGTGCATGCCTCTCATCACGGCCAGCAAAACAGCGAGCTGCGCATGTGGTCCTGCGCCATCCTCAAGGTAATGCACGCGATTTTCTATATCGACAACAACCTCGAGCTGCGCCACTTCAATACGATCCGCGAGCAGGTATTCGCCACGCTCGACGAGGTGATCCATGAGGACGACGAGGGGCATTTCTTCCTGTCCGACGGCGAACTGTGCCTGCCGCTGCACCACCTGGAACGCAAGCGCAACAAGGGCCGCAACAGCATCCTGCTCAAGCTGCTGCAAAAGCCGGCCTACCTGGCCCAGGACATCTACGACCACCTGGGCGTGCGCCTCGTCTTCAACACCCGCTTCGAATGCCTGCTGGCGCTGGAGACCCTGCAGCGCGCGCACATCCTGTCCATCACCAATATCGAGCCCAACCGCACCCGCAACACCTTGCTCGACCTGGAGGCGGCCAAGGAGATCTTCGTGAAATACCGTCCCATGCTGGAGCGCAGCCACGATTATCCGGCCGAATTGCTGCAGAAGATGGACGCGGAACTGCAGGCCGTCGCCAGGCGCCTGACGCGCGCCGACAATCCGCACAGCGGCGAGGATTTCAGCAGCATCCAGGTCACGGTGCGCAAGATGATCCACCTGCAGGCCGAGCAAGGCGTGCCCGAAACGGCGGGCCAGCATTATGACGTGGGCTTCTTCTTCGACTATGAAGTGCAGCTGATGGACAAGGACAGCCACCAGCGCAGCATGACGGGGCCTTCCAGCCATGAGGCCTACAAGCGCCGCCAGGTCGAGACGGCGCGCCTGCGGGTGTTCGGGCGGGAACTAAGCGACTGGATCGTGGCGCGTTCCAGCCCGGCAGCGGAGTCGGCGTCGCGTGCCGGCGCCTGA
- a CDS encoding VOC family protein: MQAQPLIAVSDVEASSRWYQTVLGCKSGHGGPDYEQLMFEGHMILQLHRWDAHHHAHLGKPDQPVGNGALLWFWTDDFDDAVERAASIEATVLEEPHENRNAQHREIWLRDPEGYVVVIAGPYGDVGM, encoded by the coding sequence ATGCAAGCGCAACCCCTGATCGCCGTCAGCGACGTCGAAGCGTCGAGCCGCTGGTACCAGACTGTCCTTGGCTGCAAGAGCGGCCATGGCGGCCCCGATTACGAGCAATTGATGTTCGAGGGCCACATGATCCTGCAACTGCACCGCTGGGACGCGCACCACCACGCCCACCTGGGCAAGCCGGACCAGCCGGTCGGCAACGGCGCCTTGCTGTGGTTCTGGACCGACGATTTCGACGACGCGGTGGAGCGCGCCGCCAGTATCGAAGCGACCGTGCTGGAGGAGCCGCACGAGAACCGCAACGCGCAGCACCGGGAAATCTGGCTGCGCGACCCGGAAGGCTACGTCGTCGTCATCGCGGGGCCGTACGGCGACGTGGGGATGTAG
- a CDS encoding Mut7-C RNAse domain-containing protein, whose protein sequence is MVTATFRFDTTLDTFLPRERRGHTFAVPCARAATVKHMVEALGVPHTEVGPVTLDGRPAPLDELLADGASVHVTAVAPLVLASADARFVADAHLGGLARFLRMAGFDTIYDNAIDDAAVEAGARDDGRVALTRDRELLKRRGVLRGAYVRALKPEHQLQEVFLRFGLAASMRPFTLCLTCNAPLRTVAKAQVEAQLPPSVRASHAHFLTCDVCRGVFWQGSHWRRMRALLDGVAAPTPSAC, encoded by the coding sequence ATGGTCACCGCCACCTTCCGCTTCGACACCACCCTGGACACCTTCCTGCCGCGCGAGCGGCGCGGCCACACGTTCGCCGTGCCGTGCGCCCGCGCCGCCACCGTCAAGCACATGGTGGAGGCGCTGGGCGTGCCGCACACGGAAGTCGGACCTGTCACGCTCGACGGCCGCCCCGCCCCGCTGGACGAGCTGCTGGCCGATGGCGCCAGCGTCCACGTGACGGCAGTCGCGCCGCTCGTGCTGGCAAGCGCCGACGCCCGCTTCGTCGCCGATGCCCACCTCGGCGGCCTGGCGCGCTTCCTGCGCATGGCCGGCTTCGACACAATCTACGACAATGCCATCGACGACGCGGCCGTGGAGGCGGGCGCGCGCGACGACGGCCGCGTCGCCCTGACGCGCGACCGCGAGCTGCTCAAGCGCCGCGGCGTGCTGCGCGGCGCCTACGTGCGCGCGCTCAAGCCCGAGCACCAGTTGCAGGAGGTATTCCTGCGCTTCGGCCTGGCCGCCAGCATGCGCCCGTTCACGCTGTGCCTGACCTGCAACGCGCCACTGCGCACCGTGGCGAAGGCCCAGGTCGAAGCGCAACTGCCGCCCTCGGTGCGCGCCAGCCACGCACACTTCCTCACCTGTGACGTTTGCCGGGGCGTGTTCTGGCAAGGCTCGCACTGGCGCCGCATGCGCGCGCTGCTGGACGGCGTGGCGGCGCCGACGCCGTCGGCGTGTTGA
- a CDS encoding MlaD family protein, producing the protein MNEPIPPQSPAPAEPAPVRNAEFKAALLLVLMVALLAGAAIYLLYARGAFEPTQRLVLTADDSEGVTVGMDVTFAGFPIGRVQRIELSPEGKARVLVDVPKKDAHWLRTSSIFTLEKGIVGGAKLRAFTGIPTDPPLPPGAERGLLVGDAAAEIPKLLAAARDVLANVTALTAEDSALGSSLKNVQGVTEKLNGPGGAMGLIAGEDKKARELLANANSLIVRADRLVGNADSKVFGKDGVATDAQAAIVQLNGLLADARNSLKKMDAVLVEAQAVGKNARVATEDLGALRADIDSNLRRIEQLVNEINRKWPFKRETEIKLP; encoded by the coding sequence ATGAACGAACCGATCCCTCCACAGTCCCCCGCCCCGGCCGAACCCGCGCCGGTGCGCAACGCCGAGTTCAAGGCCGCGCTGCTGCTGGTCCTGATGGTGGCCCTGCTGGCCGGCGCCGCCATCTACCTGCTGTATGCCCGCGGCGCGTTCGAACCGACCCAGCGCCTGGTACTGACCGCCGACGATTCCGAAGGTGTCACCGTCGGCATGGACGTGACGTTTGCCGGCTTCCCTATCGGCCGCGTGCAGCGCATCGAACTCTCTCCCGAGGGCAAGGCGCGCGTGCTGGTGGACGTGCCGAAGAAGGACGCCCACTGGCTGCGCACCAGCAGCATCTTCACCCTGGAAAAAGGCATCGTCGGCGGCGCCAAGCTGCGCGCCTTCACCGGCATTCCCACCGATCCGCCATTGCCGCCGGGCGCCGAGCGCGGCCTGCTGGTGGGCGACGCGGCGGCCGAGATTCCCAAGCTGCTGGCGGCCGCGCGCGACGTGCTGGCCAACGTGACGGCGCTGACGGCGGAGGACTCGGCGCTGGGCAGCAGCCTGAAGAATGTACAGGGCGTGACGGAAAAACTGAACGGCCCGGGCGGCGCGATGGGCCTGATCGCCGGCGAGGACAAGAAGGCGCGCGAGCTGCTGGCCAATGCGAACTCGCTGATCGTGCGCGCCGACCGCCTGGTAGGCAATGCCGACAGCAAGGTGTTCGGCAAGGACGGCGTCGCCACCGACGCGCAGGCCGCCATCGTCCAGCTGAACGGCCTGCTGGCGGATGCCCGCAACAGCCTGAAGAAAATGGATGCGGTGCTGGTGGAAGCCCAGGCCGTCGGCAAGAATGCCCGCGTGGCCACGGAAGACCTGGGTGCGCTGCGCGCCGATATCGACAGCAACCTGCGCCGCATCGAGCAGCTGGTCAACGAGATCAACCGCAAGTGGCCATTCAAGCGCGAGACGGAGATCAAGCTGCCATGA
- a CDS encoding cupin-like domain-containing protein, translated as MPELNHSTRLPPTRQQSEAAALDAAAHRAARELRDAAVRGVGSIAAMRDAIKAAARALPPFTAIARCAPLDAKSFRARAKEGLPFLMEGGARHWPLAALDVQALRQHYSHLAVRARVGDYVGTAFAPDREMADMSLLAYLDLVAAGTPGLPPYLGNLELRELNRLCHWPAYFDKMGPPRFWLGPAGTVTPLHCDYDDNVFAQVWGTKRITLAPPHHDEFLYPREANAILFGSPFDPEAPDYERYPLARQAACVECIVQPGDMLYVPAGWYHQVRALTFSLSSNRWARAVPLALRAA; from the coding sequence ATGCCAGAACTGAACCACTCTACCCGCCTGCCGCCCACGCGCCAGCAGTCGGAAGCCGCGGCGCTGGACGCCGCCGCCCACCGGGCCGCGCGCGAACTTCGTGACGCCGCCGTGCGCGGTGTGGGGTCGATCGCCGCGATGCGCGATGCCATCAAGGCCGCGGCGCGCGCCTTGCCGCCATTTACCGCCATTGCGCGTTGCGCTCCGCTCGATGCCAAGTCCTTCCGCGCTCGCGCGAAGGAGGGCCTGCCGTTCCTGATGGAAGGCGGTGCGCGCCACTGGCCGCTGGCCGCGCTGGACGTGCAGGCGCTGCGCCAGCACTACAGCCACCTGGCTGTGCGCGCGCGGGTGGGTGACTACGTGGGCACGGCTTTCGCGCCGGACCGGGAAATGGCGGACATGTCGCTGCTGGCCTACCTGGACCTGGTCGCGGCAGGCACGCCCGGGCTGCCGCCGTACCTGGGCAACCTGGAGCTGCGCGAGTTGAACCGCCTGTGCCACTGGCCTGCGTATTTCGACAAGATGGGCCCACCGCGTTTCTGGCTCGGCCCAGCCGGCACGGTGACGCCGCTGCACTGCGACTACGACGACAATGTCTTCGCGCAGGTGTGGGGCACGAAGCGCATCACGCTGGCGCCGCCCCATCACGACGAGTTCCTGTATCCAAGGGAGGCCAACGCCATCCTGTTCGGCTCCCCGTTCGATCCGGAAGCGCCCGACTACGAGCGCTACCCGCTGGCGCGCCAGGCCGCATGCGTCGAATGCATCGTGCAGCCGGGCGACATGCTGTATGTGCCGGCCGGCTGGTATCACCAGGTGCGGGCGTTGACGTTCTCGCTGTCGTCGAACCGGTGGGCGCGGGCGGTGCCGCTGGCGCTACGGGCGGCCTGA
- a CDS encoding mandelate racemase/muconate lactonizing enzyme family protein, which translates to MKIVDIRERTFPISSPIRNAYIDFSKMTLSLVAVVTDVVRDGKPVVGYGFNSNGRYGQGMLMRERFIPRILAADPATLVTDDGSNLDPHRIWDCMYTNEKPGGHGERSVAIGTIDMAIWDATAKIAGKPLYQLLAERYGSGTPQRKVFVYAAGGYYYPGQSHDALKDEMRSYIDRGYTVVKKKIGGASLDEDLRRIDAVLSVLQDGQKLAVDANGRFDLDTAIAYAKALSQYDLFWYEEAGDPLDFELQATLRSYYTNPMATGENLFSMQDARNLIRYGGMRPDRDWLQFDCALSYGLVEYLRTLDMLEQHGWSRTRCIPHGGHQMSLNIAAGLGLGGNESYPDLFQPFGGFPDGVQVEHGYITMPELPGIGFEGKANLYERMRELAV; encoded by the coding sequence ATGAAGATCGTCGACATCCGGGAACGCACGTTCCCCATCAGTTCCCCCATCCGCAACGCCTACATCGATTTCTCGAAGATGACCTTGAGCCTCGTGGCCGTCGTCACGGACGTCGTCCGCGACGGCAAGCCGGTGGTCGGCTACGGTTTCAACTCGAACGGCCGCTATGGGCAGGGCATGCTGATGCGCGAGCGCTTCATCCCGCGCATCCTGGCCGCCGATCCGGCCACGCTGGTCACGGACGACGGCAGCAACCTCGATCCGCATCGCATCTGGGACTGCATGTACACCAACGAGAAGCCGGGCGGCCACGGCGAGCGCTCCGTGGCGATCGGCACCATCGACATGGCGATCTGGGACGCCACCGCGAAAATCGCCGGCAAGCCGCTGTACCAGCTGCTGGCCGAGCGTTACGGCAGCGGCACGCCGCAACGCAAGGTGTTCGTCTACGCGGCCGGCGGCTACTACTACCCGGGCCAGAGCCATGACGCGTTGAAGGACGAGATGCGCAGCTACATCGACCGCGGCTACACGGTGGTGAAGAAGAAGATCGGCGGCGCCTCGCTGGACGAGGACCTGCGCCGCATCGACGCCGTGCTGTCGGTGCTGCAGGACGGCCAGAAGCTGGCGGTGGACGCCAACGGCCGCTTCGACCTCGATACCGCCATCGCCTACGCCAAGGCGCTGTCGCAATACGACCTGTTCTGGTACGAGGAAGCGGGCGACCCACTCGACTTCGAGCTGCAGGCCACCTTGCGCAGCTATTACACCAACCCGATGGCGACGGGGGAGAACCTGTTCTCGATGCAGGATGCGCGCAACCTGATCCGCTACGGCGGCATGCGGCCGGACCGCGACTGGCTGCAGTTCGACTGCGCCCTGAGCTACGGCCTGGTGGAGTACCTGCGCACCCTGGACATGCTGGAGCAGCACGGCTGGTCGCGCACCCGCTGCATTCCGCACGGTGGCCACCAGATGTCGCTCAATATCGCGGCGGGCCTGGGCCTGGGCGGCAACGAGAGCTACCCGGACCTGTTCCAGCCGTTCGGCGGCTTCCCGGACGGCGTGCAGGTGGAGCACGGCTACATCACGATGCCGGAGCTGCCGGGCATCGGCTTCGAAGGCAAGGCCAACCTGTACGAGCGGATGCGCGAACTGGCGGTGTGA
- a CDS encoding ABC transporter permease — translation MQRATVVWLTSWWRLLQFAVLILSQGFTPASYRKDNRNRLACQLVLATAPNLLWFSILAALISLVIIRIVVVTAFSYGLSRYALEMVVRVLVLELIPLTVALFVALRTTLPAGVEFAQKRLAAAASAPAGSTGGRTAPAEALRTEFFPRAAAGMFAVWMLGAVSCVLTLVLTYLVIYGFTPYGLPGYTRVVGQIFNPSVALILVLKIAFFSFAVGLIPLASSYYDAAANPFVLRFRATHGLADMVRMFSVILLIEVASLMGNYY, via the coding sequence ATGCAACGGGCCACCGTGGTGTGGCTGACGAGTTGGTGGCGCCTGCTGCAGTTCGCCGTGCTGATCCTGTCGCAGGGGTTTACGCCGGCCAGCTACCGCAAGGACAATCGCAACCGCCTGGCCTGCCAGCTGGTGCTGGCCACCGCGCCGAATCTCTTGTGGTTCTCGATCCTGGCGGCGCTGATCAGCCTTGTCATCATCCGCATCGTCGTCGTCACCGCCTTCAGCTACGGCCTGTCGCGCTATGCGCTGGAGATGGTCGTGCGCGTGCTGGTGCTGGAACTGATCCCGCTGACGGTGGCCCTGTTCGTGGCGCTGCGGACCACCTTGCCGGCCGGCGTGGAGTTCGCCCAGAAGCGCCTGGCGGCCGCCGCGTCCGCACCCGCCGGTTCGACGGGTGGCCGCACCGCCCCCGCCGAGGCGCTGCGCACGGAGTTCTTCCCGCGCGCGGCCGCCGGCATGTTCGCCGTCTGGATGCTGGGCGCCGTCAGCTGCGTGCTGACGCTGGTGCTGACCTACCTCGTGATCTACGGCTTCACGCCCTACGGCCTGCCCGGCTATACGCGCGTGGTGGGCCAGATCTTCAATCCTTCCGTCGCGCTGATCCTGGTGCTGAAGATCGCCTTCTTCAGCTTTGCCGTCGGCCTGATTCCGCTCGCATCGTCGTACTACGATGCCGCCGCCAACCCGTTCGTGCTGCGCTTTCGCGCCACGCACGGCCTGGCCGACATGGTACGCATGTTTTCCGTGATCCTGCTGATCGAGGTCGCATCGCTGATGGGTAACTACTACTGA
- a CDS encoding DEAD/DEAH box helicase, with product MSFSSLGLAPSLLDAIAAIGYQTPTPVQAAAVPAALAGRDVLGAAQTGSGKTAAFALPMLQALLARQGTRRGLHGLVLVPTRELAAQVGEAIRALVQHLPSTIKVTIAFGGVSINPQMMALRGGTDILVATPGRLLDLVEHNAIKLDHTSTLVLDEADKLLDMGFADEIARILALLPAKRQNLFFSATFPPAVQALATGLLRDPVRVDVQADAGATPDIAQRAFAVDPLRRLQLLKTLIKQHGWRQVLVFVATKYASEHVADKLRRNGIAAEAFHGDFSQGARTEVLADFRAGRLHVLVATDVAARGIDIAQLPVVVNFDLPRSPADYTHRIGRTGRAGASGTAVSFVSAETEQHFRLIEKRQGVRVPRETLAGFEPVETAPAPVSAATDTVNGGIKGKRKSKKDKLREAAKGSVPTGD from the coding sequence ATGTCATTCAGTTCCCTGGGCCTCGCGCCTTCCCTCCTCGACGCCATCGCCGCCATCGGCTACCAGACCCCCACGCCGGTGCAGGCAGCGGCCGTGCCGGCCGCGCTGGCGGGCCGCGACGTGCTGGGCGCGGCGCAGACCGGCTCCGGCAAGACGGCGGCGTTCGCGCTGCCGATGCTGCAGGCGCTGCTGGCGCGCCAGGGCACGCGGCGCGGCCTGCACGGCCTCGTGCTGGTGCCCACGCGCGAGCTGGCGGCCCAGGTGGGCGAGGCGATCCGCGCGCTGGTACAGCACCTGCCGTCCACGATCAAGGTGACGATCGCCTTTGGCGGCGTGTCGATCAATCCGCAGATGATGGCGCTGCGCGGCGGCACCGACATCCTCGTCGCCACGCCGGGCCGCCTGCTCGACCTGGTGGAGCACAACGCGATCAAGCTCGATCACACGTCCACGCTGGTGCTGGACGAAGCGGACAAGCTGCTGGACATGGGCTTTGCCGACGAGATTGCGCGCATCCTGGCGCTGTTGCCGGCAAAGCGCCAGAACCTGTTCTTCTCCGCGACCTTCCCGCCCGCCGTGCAGGCGCTGGCAACGGGCCTGCTGCGTGACCCGGTGCGGGTGGACGTGCAGGCCGATGCGGGCGCCACGCCGGACATCGCACAGCGCGCCTTTGCGGTCGACCCGCTGCGCCGCCTGCAGTTGCTGAAGACCCTGATCAAGCAGCATGGCTGGCGCCAGGTGCTGGTGTTCGTCGCGACGAAATACGCGTCCGAACACGTGGCGGACAAGCTGCGCCGCAACGGCATCGCCGCCGAGGCCTTCCACGGCGACTTCAGCCAGGGCGCCCGTACCGAAGTGCTGGCGGACTTCCGCGCCGGGCGGCTGCACGTGCTGGTCGCCACCGACGTCGCCGCGCGCGGTATCGACATCGCCCAGTTGCCGGTGGTGGTCAATTTCGATTTGCCGCGCTCGCCGGCCGACTACACGCACCGCATCGGCCGCACCGGCCGCGCCGGCGCCAGCGGCACGGCCGTCAGCTTCGTCAGCGCGGAGACGGAGCAGCATTTCCGCCTGATCGAGAAACGCCAGGGCGTGCGCGTGCCGCGTGAAACGCTGGCCGGTTTCGAGCCAGTCGAAACGGCGCCCGCACCGGTCAGCGCCGCGACCGACACGGTCAACGGCGGCATCAAGGGCAAGCGCAAAAGCAAGAAGGACAAGTTGCGCGAAGCCGCCAAAGGGTCTGTCCCCACCGGGGACTGA
- a CDS encoding type 1 glutamine amidotransferase domain-containing protein — translation MKVLIVLTSHDQLGDTGRKTGFWLEELAAPYYAFKDAGAQIVLASPKGGQPPLDPKSDEADAQTEATRRFKADTDAQAQLAATVRLDSVSQADFDTVFYPGGHGPLWDLAEDRHSIALIESFIAANKPVALVCHAPGVLRHVRAADGRPLVEGKQVTGFTNSEEAAVQLTDIVPFLVEDELKAKGGKFTRGADWGSYVVRDGLLITGQNPASSADAATALMAQLRAA, via the coding sequence ATGAAAGTACTGATCGTTCTGACCTCGCACGACCAGCTGGGCGACACGGGCCGCAAGACCGGCTTCTGGCTGGAGGAACTGGCTGCACCGTATTACGCCTTCAAGGATGCCGGCGCACAGATCGTGCTGGCGTCGCCCAAGGGCGGCCAGCCACCGCTGGACCCGAAAAGCGACGAGGCGGATGCGCAGACGGAAGCCACGCGCCGGTTCAAGGCGGACACGGACGCCCAGGCGCAATTGGCAGCCACGGTGCGCCTGGACAGCGTATCGCAGGCCGACTTCGACACGGTGTTCTACCCGGGCGGCCACGGCCCGCTGTGGGACCTGGCGGAAGACCGCCATTCGATCGCGCTGATCGAGTCCTTCATCGCCGCCAACAAGCCGGTCGCGCTGGTGTGCCATGCGCCGGGCGTGCTGCGCCACGTGCGCGCTGCCGACGGCCGCCCGCTGGTGGAAGGCAAGCAGGTGACGGGCTTCACCAACAGCGAGGAAGCGGCGGTGCAGCTGACGGACATCGTGCCATTCCTGGTCGAAGACGAGCTGAAAGCGAAGGGCGGCAAGTTCACCCGCGGCGCCGACTGGGGCTCCTACGTGGTGCGCGACGGCCTGCTGATCACGGGCCAGAATCCCGCTTCATCGGCGGATGCGGCCACCGCGCTGATGGCGCAACTGCGCGCGGCCTGA
- a CDS encoding LysR family transcriptional regulator, which translates to MKSDLEFFALLAKLGSLSAAAREMGVTPPAATRRLMQMESRLGVRLANRSTRRVSLTSEGELYLAQATQILADIRALEESVSSRRVEPKGLLRVNATLGFGRTTIAPLVSRFARTWPEVEVQLQLTDRPVNLVEDAYDLAIRFGELPDTRLTARRIISNRRFLCAAPAYLKKHGAPAVPADLARHVCILHRQNDEAFATWRLAKGRKAETVKVRGRLSSNDGDVVLGWALDGHGILPRSEWDAAKYLDSGRLQVVLPDYALPAADLYAYYPSRAHQSAKVRAFIDFLVAELAAPATSPRRRTAPR; encoded by the coding sequence GTGAAAAGCGACCTGGAGTTCTTCGCGCTGCTGGCCAAGCTGGGCAGCCTGTCGGCCGCCGCCCGCGAGATGGGCGTGACGCCGCCGGCCGCCACGCGCCGCCTGATGCAGATGGAAAGCCGGCTGGGCGTGCGCCTGGCCAACCGCAGCACGCGCCGCGTCAGCCTGACCAGCGAGGGTGAGCTGTACCTGGCGCAGGCCACGCAGATCCTGGCCGACATCCGCGCACTGGAGGAATCGGTCAGCAGCCGACGGGTCGAGCCGAAGGGGCTGTTGCGCGTCAACGCCACGCTGGGCTTCGGGCGCACGACGATCGCCCCGCTGGTGTCGCGCTTCGCCCGCACCTGGCCCGAGGTGGAGGTGCAATTGCAGCTGACCGACCGTCCCGTCAACCTGGTGGAGGACGCATACGACCTGGCGATCCGCTTCGGCGAGCTGCCCGATACGCGCCTGACGGCGCGGCGCATCATCAGCAACCGCCGCTTCCTGTGCGCGGCGCCCGCCTATCTGAAGAAGCACGGCGCGCCGGCCGTGCCGGCGGACCTGGCGCGGCACGTGTGCATCCTGCACCGGCAGAACGACGAGGCGTTCGCCACCTGGCGCCTGGCCAAGGGGCGCAAGGCGGAAACGGTGAAAGTGCGAGGGCGACTGTCGTCGAACGACGGCGACGTCGTGCTGGGCTGGGCGCTGGACGGCCATGGCATCCTGCCCCGCTCCGAATGGGACGCGGCAAAATACCTGGACAGCGGACGCCTGCAGGTGGTGCTGCCGGACTACGCGCTGCCGGCCGCCGACCTGTATGCCTACTACCCCAGCCGGGCGCACCAGAGCGCCAAGGTGCGCGCCTTCATCGACTTTCTCGTCGCCGAACTGGCGGCGCCGGCTACATCCCCACGTCGCCGTACGGCCCCGCGATGA